In Hyphomicrobium denitrificans ATCC 51888, the DNA window TCGCTCAATGTCGGATGCGCGTGGCATGTGCGCGCGAGGTCTTCTGCCGAGCCGCCGAATTCCATCAGCACGCACGCTTCCGCAATAAGCTCGCCCGCGTTGGCCCCGATGATGTGGACGCCCAGCACGCGATCCGTCGCAGCATCGGCAAGGATTTTGACGAAGCCGTCCGTCATGCGGATCGATTTCGCACGGCCGTTGGCGGTGAACGGAAACTTGCCGACGTTGTAGGCAATTCCAGCCGCTTTCAGTTCCTCTTCGGATTTGCCGACGCTCGCGACTTCGGGCGAGGTGTAAATGACGTTCGGGATCACATCGTAGTTCACGTGCCCAGCTTGGCCCGCGATGATTTCGGCGACGGCGACGCCTTCGTCCTCGGCTTTGTGCGCCAGCATCGGACCGGCGATGACGTCGCCGATCGCGAAAATGCCGGATGCGCTGGTCTGGAAATGGCCATCGGTCAGGATGCGCTTTTTCGCATCGAGCGCGACGCCAGCTTCAGCAAGGCCCAATCCGTCGGTGTAAGGAACGCGCCCGACCGCAACGAGAACGACGTCGGCTTCGACCGTCTCGGTGGCTCCGCCAGCCGCCGGTTCGATCTGAACGCTGAGCGGCTTGCCCGGGGTTTCGGGGCCGGTGACGCCCGTGACCTTGCTCGCCAACCGGAACGCAATGCCCTGCTTGTCGAGCAGACGCTGGAACGCGCGCGCGACTTCCTTGTCGATGCCCGGCAGAATGCGATCGAGATATTCGACGACCAACACGTCCGCGCCAAGGCGACGCCACACCGAGCCGAGTTCGAGGCCGATGACGCCAGCGCCGATCACCAGCAGCTTGCGCGGCACGGACGCGAGTTCCAGCGCGCCGGTCGATGACACGACGCGCTTTTCGTCGATCTCGATTCCCGGCAGACGCGTAACATCGGAACCGGTGGCGATGACGATCGACTTGGCTTCGAGCGTTTCAGTCTCGCCGCCGGGCGAGGTGACCGCAACTTGACCGCTTTTCACGATGCGGCCAGTGCCAAAGTACGTCTGGACCTTATTTTTCTTCAGCAGGTAGGCGACGCCTTCGACGTTGCCTTTGACGCCTTCGCGCTTGAATGCCTGCATCTTCGGCAGATCGAGGACGGGCGACGCATCGATGCCCATCGCGCCGAACGCGTGCTTGGCTTCG includes these proteins:
- the lpdA gene encoding dihydrolipoyl dehydrogenase produces the protein MTASYDLIVIGTGPGGYVCAIRAAQLGLKVAVVEKRGTHGGTCLNVGCIPSKALLHASHAYDEAKHAFGAMGIDASPVLDLPKMQAFKREGVKGNVEGVAYLLKKNKVQTYFGTGRIVKSGQVAVTSPGGETETLEAKSIVIATGSDVTRLPGIEIDEKRVVSSTGALELASVPRKLLVIGAGVIGLELGSVWRRLGADVLVVEYLDRILPGIDKEVARAFQRLLDKQGIAFRLASKVTGVTGPETPGKPLSVQIEPAAGGATETVEADVVLVAVGRVPYTDGLGLAEAGVALDAKKRILTDGHFQTSASGIFAIGDVIAGPMLAHKAEDEGVAVAEIIAGQAGHVNYDVIPNVIYTSPEVASVGKSEEELKAAGIAYNVGKFPFTANGRAKSIRMTDGFVKILADAATDRVLGVHIIGANAGELIAEACVLMEFGGSAEDLARTCHAHPTLSESVKEAALAVGKRAIHF